One genomic segment of Thermodesulfobacteriota bacterium includes these proteins:
- a CDS encoding FAD-dependent oxidoreductase, with protein sequence MTSSTGILIIGADLQGLQAALTLAHLGRNVTLIDKNIEMASPPGNWTDRGKRWSQYLYTQVLYHPLIELFTQTEVTQVKKTVNEVQLELTQRPMWVSPDLCVDCRNCLVSCPVEFPDGRKPLFELSCPSTMTIDKRQPAPCRTACPLGMNPQGYIALIAQGRFEEAYELIYDANPLPGICGRVCHHPCEAVCRRQEVDEPVAICTLKRFAADQAGKKGKKPDTGDTSFPAGPRVAVIGSGPAGLTAAYDLAKAGFRPTLIEAEEKPGGLLWQGIAPYRLPRNIIETEIAQILAAGVDLRLNSPVNSYQDIKKLKAEGFRAVLLATGASKDLRMNIKGEDLKGIYGCVSFLKDLWKRKTLKPPGRVTVVGGGNAAVEAARASVRLGAQSVTIIYRRTRKEMPADPHEIEQAIEEGVKLKPLTVPVEFVGKGDGLAQVKCIKMKLGDKDASGRPRPIPVDGSDFLISADTAIISIGQKADIPYGVGGNLKLNQRGTIKVEAGGQTNIFGVFASGDVVSGPSTVVEAMASGRKAASTIIYALKPDSVPNKKDDPVISSEEYEPILKDTPIKTRTVPFHRKISQRIKDKSEVIRSLTAKDAIDEASRCLQCGVCSECLRCETACDLNAISHERTATRRKLHFSKVIFSRQGQIPSKLNSSAMISIERFGKKDSWAKAIVAGRAAAVKALAGTTAVAVEPTSHQYLGDGEPKIGIFICSCNGTLNQNNRLDEMIPPLIDISGVGHVEVLVSACHPEKGRRIEQVISENKLNGALIASCTCCHFAFACESCNVQRIRLKHRLFTEAKYNPKDIALINIKETCLLPFKEDDKTAIDRSLRMIRSGLWQLKDSKKRLEEKEAPCPQAIILGATEAGISAARGLKEQFASVVVVDHLKVGNRIVQELSNSAIELIRPVKPVRLDGRRGKFTLILEKGNSLLSTKEKKSPKLTFRKRGKRLQNLDIKILDENPRYKKLQAGIIIVGRKEFTHIPHQRDSFATGLHSVGDRAFGSLETDIPGVYLASWSQVKKASGTASGMSAAGEALEKASNRSDAFDSPVDCFVAHADPELCRGCGKCADICPEGAITLEQTTRGTGSSWIEPGLCTGCGNCIPECPTGAISLPESEQWYFEKVINALLE encoded by the coding sequence ATGACCTCCTCAACCGGCATACTTATCATCGGAGCAGACCTTCAGGGGTTGCAGGCCGCCTTAACTTTAGCCCACCTTGGAAGAAATGTGACTCTGATCGATAAAAACATAGAAATGGCTTCACCGCCGGGAAACTGGACAGATAGGGGAAAGCGCTGGAGCCAATACCTTTACACCCAGGTTCTTTATCATCCCCTTATAGAATTATTCACCCAAACTGAAGTCACCCAGGTTAAAAAAACCGTGAACGAGGTCCAACTGGAACTGACTCAAAGACCCATGTGGGTTTCCCCCGACCTGTGCGTGGATTGTCGAAATTGCCTGGTATCATGCCCTGTCGAATTTCCAGATGGCCGCAAACCTTTATTCGAGCTGTCATGTCCTTCAACGATGACCATTGACAAGCGTCAGCCTGCTCCATGCAGAACGGCCTGCCCCCTAGGCATGAATCCGCAGGGTTATATTGCCCTGATTGCACAGGGTAGATTCGAAGAAGCGTATGAACTTATCTATGACGCAAACCCCCTTCCGGGAATATGCGGCCGGGTGTGTCACCATCCGTGTGAAGCGGTGTGCCGTCGTCAGGAAGTCGACGAACCTGTGGCCATCTGTACGTTAAAGCGTTTTGCCGCAGACCAGGCTGGAAAGAAGGGAAAAAAGCCGGACACAGGCGATACTTCTTTTCCTGCTGGACCACGAGTTGCGGTTATAGGTTCAGGGCCTGCAGGTCTGACAGCAGCGTACGATCTTGCAAAGGCAGGGTTTCGCCCGACCCTTATCGAGGCTGAAGAAAAGCCGGGAGGCCTTTTGTGGCAAGGAATTGCGCCATATCGACTTCCCAGAAACATTATTGAAACAGAGATCGCGCAGATATTGGCTGCAGGCGTTGACCTGAGGCTTAACTCTCCGGTGAATTCTTATCAGGATATTAAAAAATTGAAGGCCGAAGGCTTTCGCGCCGTTCTCTTGGCCACAGGTGCTTCCAAAGATCTCAGGATGAACATAAAGGGTGAGGATCTTAAAGGAATTTACGGCTGTGTTTCCTTCTTAAAGGACCTGTGGAAAAGAAAAACTTTAAAGCCCCCTGGCAGGGTCACAGTGGTAGGTGGAGGAAATGCAGCTGTTGAAGCAGCCCGTGCAAGTGTGCGGCTTGGGGCGCAATCTGTGACCATTATTTATCGTCGCACCAGAAAAGAGATGCCTGCCGATCCCCATGAAATTGAGCAGGCGATTGAAGAGGGAGTAAAACTAAAACCGCTAACCGTTCCGGTCGAATTTGTAGGAAAAGGCGATGGACTGGCACAAGTCAAGTGCATCAAGATGAAACTTGGGGATAAGGATGCTTCGGGGCGGCCAAGGCCGATTCCTGTGGATGGATCCGACTTTCTCATAAGCGCAGACACAGCCATTATAAGCATTGGTCAGAAGGCGGATATTCCTTATGGTGTTGGAGGCAATCTAAAACTAAACCAAAGGGGTACGATTAAAGTTGAGGCCGGAGGCCAGACCAATATTTTCGGAGTCTTTGCTTCAGGGGATGTGGTCTCAGGCCCCTCCACTGTTGTGGAAGCCATGGCATCCGGGCGAAAGGCGGCAAGCACAATTATTTATGCTCTTAAACCCGATTCGGTCCCTAACAAAAAAGACGACCCTGTAATTTCCAGCGAGGAATATGAACCGATCTTAAAAGACACACCGATTAAAACGCGCACGGTTCCTTTTCATCGGAAAATATCGCAGCGGATAAAAGATAAAAGTGAGGTTATTCGCTCCTTGACAGCGAAAGATGCAATTGATGAAGCCTCCAGATGCCTTCAATGCGGAGTTTGCAGCGAGTGCCTCAGATGCGAGACTGCCTGTGATCTGAATGCGATCAGCCATGAAAGGACAGCAACCCGAAGGAAATTGCATTTTAGCAAAGTCATCTTTTCCCGCCAAGGGCAGATACCGTCCAAACTCAATTCTTCAGCAATGATCTCCATTGAACGTTTTGGAAAGAAAGACTCCTGGGCAAAAGCAATTGTGGCAGGGCGTGCTGCCGCAGTCAAAGCCTTGGCTGGAACCACTGCTGTTGCAGTAGAGCCAACTTCCCACCAATACCTTGGTGACGGAGAGCCAAAGATTGGAATTTTTATCTGTTCGTGCAACGGAACCCTGAACCAAAATAATCGGCTGGATGAGATGATACCCCCGCTTATCGATATTTCCGGTGTTGGTCATGTAGAGGTTCTTGTTTCCGCCTGCCATCCGGAAAAAGGGCGCAGAATCGAACAGGTTATTTCTGAAAATAAATTAAACGGCGCCTTGATCGCTTCATGCACCTGCTGTCATTTCGCTTTTGCCTGTGAATCATGCAACGTCCAGCGTATCAGATTAAAACATCGTCTTTTTACAGAAGCAAAATACAACCCGAAAGATATTGCCCTGATCAACATCAAGGAAACCTGCCTGCTTCCTTTTAAAGAAGACGATAAAACCGCTATCGATCGGTCTCTGCGGATGATTCGATCCGGGCTATGGCAATTAAAAGATTCTAAAAAGCGGTTGGAGGAAAAAGAAGCGCCCTGCCCCCAGGCCATAATCCTGGGTGCGACCGAAGCCGGAATTTCCGCAGCCAGAGGATTAAAAGAACAATTTGCTTCAGTGGTCGTGGTGGATCACCTGAAGGTGGGAAATAGAATTGTACAGGAACTGTCAAATTCCGCTATAGAGTTGATCCGTCCGGTCAAGCCGGTTAGACTCGATGGCCGACGGGGCAAATTCACCCTTATTCTGGAAAAGGGAAATTCTTTGTTATCCACCAAAGAGAAAAAAAGCCCGAAACTTACTTTCCGGAAGAGGGGCAAGCGATTGCAAAATTTGGACATTAAAATCTTAGATGAAAATCCCAGATATAAGAAACTTCAAGCGGGTATCATTATTGTTGGACGAAAAGAATTCACCCACATACCCCATCAAAGGGATTCCTTTGCCACAGGACTTCATTCCGTCGGTGACCGTGCCTTTGGCAGTCTTGAAACCGACATCCCCGGCGTTTATCTGGCTTCATGGTCACAGGTGAAGAAAGCTTCCGGGACGGCATCAGGAATGTCAGCTGCCGGCGAAGCACTGGAAAAGGCTTCCAACCGGTCCGATGCATTTGACAGCCCTGTTGACTGTTTTGTGGCACATGCAGATCCTGAATTGTGCCGGGGATGTGGCAAGTGTGCAGATATCTGTCCCGAAGGGGCCATCACCCTGGAACAGACAACCCGTGGGACTGGTTCGTCATGGATCGAACCGGGGCTTTGTACAGGCTGTGGAAACTGTATCCCGGAATGTCCCACCGGTGCCATAAGTTTACCCGAATCTGAACAATGGTATTTTGAAAAGGTGATCAATGCCTTATTGGAATAA
- a CDS encoding 2-oxoacid:acceptor oxidoreductase family protein, with amino-acid sequence MAAKSQYQEIIITGFGGQGIILSGNILGKAATLFEKKNATLIQSYGPEARGGACAAQVVVSTEAIEYPYIEKPHIIICMSQEGFDIYAPRLVEGGKLFTDSGLVKIDPDRVPKDVKTHSIPATEFAEEMGVKMMANIIMLSFAISATDLVSYDSLRQTIEISVPKGTEKKNLAGMEKGFQYGLDLKEEGK; translated from the coding sequence ATGGCCGCTAAAAGTCAATACCAAGAAATCATTATTACCGGATTCGGTGGCCAGGGGATTATTCTTTCAGGGAACATCCTGGGAAAAGCGGCGACCCTTTTCGAGAAAAAAAATGCAACCCTCATACAGTCCTATGGACCTGAGGCTCGCGGTGGTGCCTGTGCCGCACAGGTAGTTGTTTCTACTGAAGCTATTGAGTATCCTTATATAGAAAAACCCCACATTATCATCTGCATGTCCCAGGAGGGTTTCGATATATACGCCCCAAGACTGGTTGAAGGGGGAAAACTTTTTACAGATTCCGGCCTGGTAAAAATCGATCCCGATAGGGTTCCAAAAGATGTTAAAACCCATTCCATACCTGCCACGGAATTTGCCGAGGAGATGGGTGTAAAGATGATGGCAAACATCATTATGCTGAGCTTTGCAATTTCCGCTACCGACCTGGTCTCTTACGATTCACTCAGGCAGACCATCGAAATTTCAGTGCCAAAGGGAACTGAAAAGAAAAACCTGGCCGGAATGGAAAAAGGATTTCAATACGGTCTTGATTTGAAAGAAGAGGGGAAGTAA